A single Vigna radiata var. radiata cultivar VC1973A chromosome 8, Vradiata_ver6, whole genome shotgun sequence DNA region contains:
- the LOC106772114 gene encoding protein NRT1/ PTR FAMILY 5.2: MTMEEGTVVNQDYTQDGTVNIKGKPILRSKTGGWRACSFVVVYEVFERMAYYGISSNLVVYLTKKLHQGTVASSNNVTNWVGTIWMTPILGAYVADAFLGRYWTFTIASTIYLSGMSLLTLAVSLPSLKPPQCLEKDVTKCAKASTLQLAVFYGALYTLAVGTGGTKPNISTIGADQFDDFHPKEKLQKLSFFNWWMFSIFFGTLFANSVLVYIQDNVGWTLGYALPTLGLLVSIMIFLAGTPFYRHKVPAGSTFTRMARVIVAALRKWEVPVPSNSKELYELDKEDYAKKVNYRIDHTPTLRFLDKACVKTDSNTSPWMLCTVTQVEETKQMLRMIPILVATFVPSTMMAQINTLFVKQGTTLNRHIGSFKIPPASLAAFVTVSLLVCVVLYDRFFVKIMQRFTKNPRGITLLQRMGIGLVIHTLIMIIASGTESYRLKVAREHGVVESGAQVPLSIFILLPQFILMGTADAFLEVAKIEFFYDQAPEHMKSIGTSYSTTTLGIGNFISSFLLSTVSHVTQRNGHKGWILNNLNESHLDYYYAFFAVLNFLNLIFFAFVTRFYVYRVEVSDSIDVLAKELKEKTVSNVVNPKD; this comes from the exons TGTATGAGGTATTCGAGAGGATGGCGTATTATGGAATATCATCAAATTTGGTGGTGTATCTTACAAAAAAGCTTCATCAAGGCACAGTAGCCTCTTCGAACAATGTCACCAACTGGGTTGGCACCATTTGGATGACACCAATTTTAGGTGCCTATGTTGCTGACGCTTTCCTCGGCCGCTATTGGACTTTTACCATAGCCTCTACCATTTATCTCTCG GGTATGTCTCTGCTTACACTGGCAGTGTCCCTTCCGAGCCTAAAGCCACCTCAATGCTTGGAAAAGGATGTCACAAAATGCGCGAAAGCCTCCACACTACAGCTAGCAGTGTTCTATGGTGCACTTTACACTCTAGCAGTGGGAACTGGAGGAACCAAGCCCAACATCTCCACCATAGGAGCTGATCAGTTTGATGATTTTCACCCTAAAGAGAAGTTGCAAAAGCTCTCTTTCTTCAATTGGTGGATGTTCAGCATCTTCTTTGGGACCCTCTTTGCAAACAGCGTTCTGGTGTATATCCAAGATAATGTGGGCTGGACTCTTGGTTACGCTCTTCCAACACTTGGCCTTTTAGTATCAATCATGATATTCCTGGCAGGCACACCTTTCTATAGGCACAAAGTGCCTGCTGGTAGTACCTTCACTAGAATGGCTAGGGTCATTGTGGCTGCTTTGAGGAAATGGGAAGTGCCTGTCCCTAGTAACTCTAAAGAACTATATGAACTTGACAAGGAAGACTATGCAAAGAAAGTGAACTACAGAATTGATCACACTCCAACACTCAG GTTCCTTGATAAGGCCTGCGTTAAAACAGATTCAAACACTAGTCCATGGATGCTTTGCACAGTTACACAAGTGGAGGAGACAAAACAAATGCTGAGGATGATTCCTATCTTGGTTGCTACCTTTGTTCCTAGTACAATGATGGCTCAGATAAATACCCTTTTTGTGAAGCAAGGAACTACTCTTAACAGACATATCGGAAGCTTCAAAATCCCCCCTGCTAGTTTGGCTGCATTTGTTACCGTGTCCTTGCTTGTGTGTGTTGTGCTCTACGATCGTTTCTTTGTGAAGATCATGCAAAGGTTTACCAAGAACCCCAGAGGCATTACCCTTCTTCAGAGGATGGGAATTGGCCTTGTAATCCACACACTGATCATGATAATTGCATCTGGGACCGAAAGCTATAGACTAAAGGTTGCAAGAGAACATGGAGTAGTTGAAAGTGGAGCACAGGTTCCTTTGAGCATATTCATTTTGCTTCCTCAGTTTATACTGATGGGAACTGCCGATGCCTTCTTAGAGGTTGCCAAAATCGAGTTTTTCTATGATCAAGCCCCAGAACATATGAAGAGCATTGGAACTTCGTATTCCACAACTACATTGGGCATTGGTAACTTCATCAGTTCCTTTCTTCTCTCAACAGTGTCACATGTCACCCAGAGAAATGGTCACAAGGGGTGGATTTTGAACAACCTGAACGAGTCTCATCTTGACTACTACTATGCATTTTTCGCAGTACTAAACTTCCTGAACCTCATCTTTTTCGCGTTTGTTACAAGGTTTTATGTATATAGGGTTGAAGTTTCAGATTCCATTGACGTGCTTGCGAAAGAACTGAAGGAAAAGACCGTGTCGAACGTCGTGAATCCGAAAGACTAG